The Streptomyces sp. CC0208 genome window below encodes:
- a CDS encoding PLP-dependent aminotransferase family protein, translated as MHDYRRIADRIAADITTGRLRPGERLPPQRTFARRHGIAASTAERAYGELVRRGLVVGEVGRGTFVKATPPGRPARGLIEDVGTPVNLELNYPSVQGQSELLAEALAPLLRPDVLTEALRPAAATGTPAAREAAAALLTTPGWRPEASHILFTGNARQSVAAALASLVRPGGRVGVEELTYPVVKEIAARLGITLVPLATDEDGLRPEAVAAAHRTAPLAALYVQPTLHNPTSVTTSAGRRRQLAAAVSDLDIPVVEDRIWSFLAEADDPFAVHAPDLTHVVDGLSKRVAPGLTVGFLVVPEKRVDAVADAVRSGGWSVGRFALEAGVRWTADGTVARLVEAKRADAARRQRVLAECLDGFAVRSDPRAYYAWWELPVPWRADTFTAAAAALGIALTPGPSFAVDPHRTPDAVRLGLASAALPDLERALRTLAGLAASRTDR; from the coding sequence GTGCACGACTACCGGCGCATCGCCGACCGCATAGCCGCCGACATCACCACCGGCCGGCTCCGCCCGGGCGAACGCCTGCCCCCGCAGCGGACGTTCGCGCGCCGGCACGGAATCGCCGCGTCGACGGCGGAGCGGGCCTACGGCGAACTCGTACGGCGGGGACTGGTCGTCGGCGAGGTCGGACGCGGCACCTTCGTGAAGGCCACCCCGCCCGGGCGGCCCGCTCGGGGACTCATCGAGGACGTGGGGACACCCGTCAACCTGGAGCTCAACTACCCCTCCGTGCAAGGGCAGTCCGAGCTGCTCGCCGAGGCCCTCGCACCCCTGCTGCGCCCCGACGTGCTGACCGAGGCGCTCCGCCCGGCCGCCGCCACCGGCACCCCGGCCGCCCGCGAGGCCGCCGCCGCCCTCCTCACCACCCCCGGCTGGCGCCCCGAGGCGTCCCACATCCTCTTCACGGGCAACGCCCGCCAGTCCGTCGCCGCCGCCCTCGCCTCCCTGGTGCGGCCGGGCGGCCGGGTCGGCGTCGAGGAGCTGACGTATCCCGTGGTCAAGGAGATCGCGGCCCGGCTCGGCATCACGCTGGTGCCGCTGGCCACGGACGAGGACGGCCTGCGTCCCGAGGCGGTGGCCGCCGCCCACCGCACGGCTCCCCTGGCGGCCCTCTATGTGCAGCCGACCCTGCACAATCCGACGTCCGTCACCACGAGCGCCGGGCGCAGGCGCCAACTCGCCGCCGCCGTGAGCGACTTGGACATCCCTGTCGTGGAGGACCGGATCTGGTCGTTCCTCGCGGAGGCCGACGACCCGTTCGCGGTGCACGCCCCCGACCTCACCCATGTCGTCGACGGTCTGTCCAAGCGGGTCGCGCCCGGGCTCACCGTCGGCTTTCTCGTCGTACCGGAGAAGCGGGTGGACGCGGTGGCGGACGCGGTCCGTTCCGGTGGGTGGAGTGTGGGGCGGTTCGCGCTGGAGGCGGGGGTGCGGTGGACGGCGGACGGGACCGTGGCGCGGCTGGTCGAGGCGAAGCGGGCCGACGCGGCGCGCAGGCAGCGGGTGCTGGCCGAGTGCCTGGACGGGTTCGCCGTACGGTCCGATCCGCGCGCGTACTACGCCTGGTGGGAACTCCCGGTCCCCTGGCGGGCGGACACCTTCACGGCCGCCGCCGCGGCGCTCGGCATCGCGCTGACGCCCGGGCCCTCCTTCGCCGTCGACCCGCATCGCACCCCGGACGCGGTCAGGCTCGGGCTCGCGTCGGCTGCCCTGCCGGATCTGGAACGGGCCCTGCGGACGCTCGCCGGCCTCGCAGCAAGCCGTACCGACCGGTGA
- a CDS encoding alpha/beta hydrolase encodes MTAIPLVLVHGHPFDHTMWRPQIEAFSASRRVVAPDLRGYGTSGPASEVNRFERFAQDIEALLVELDVRACVVAGLSMGGQIAMDCYRRFPERIRGLVLADTFPAAETPEGVKVRHAMADRLEREGMRGYADEVLEKMVAPYASPEVKSHVHGMMTATRPASAAAALRARAARPDYRDLLTRVTVPALVLVGADDTYTPVADAEAMHAALPESELHVFERAAHLPNLERAGEFNAVLGEFLAKADARS; translated from the coding sequence ATGACGGCGATCCCCCTGGTCCTGGTCCACGGCCATCCCTTCGACCACACGATGTGGCGCCCGCAGATCGAGGCGTTCTCCGCCTCCCGCCGTGTGGTCGCCCCGGACCTGCGCGGCTACGGCACCTCGGGACCGGCCTCCGAGGTCAACCGCTTCGAGCGGTTCGCGCAGGACATCGAGGCACTGCTGGTCGAACTCGACGTACGGGCCTGCGTGGTGGCGGGCCTGTCCATGGGCGGCCAGATCGCCATGGACTGCTACCGGCGCTTCCCCGAGCGGATCCGGGGCCTGGTCCTCGCCGACACCTTCCCGGCGGCGGAGACCCCCGAGGGCGTGAAGGTACGGCACGCCATGGCGGACCGGCTGGAGCGCGAGGGCATGCGCGGGTACGCCGACGAGGTGCTGGAGAAGATGGTCGCGCCGTACGCCTCCCCCGAGGTCAAGTCACACGTCCACGGCATGATGACGGCCACCCGCCCGGCGTCCGCGGCGGCCGCCCTGCGCGCCCGCGCCGCCCGCCCCGACTACCGCGACCTGCTCACCCGGGTCACGGTCCCGGCGCTGGTGCTGGTGGGTGCCGACGACACCTACACACCGGTCGCCGACGCCGAGGCCATGCACGCGGCGCTCCCGGAGTCGGAGCTGCACGTCTTCGAGAGGGCGGCGCACCTACCGAACCTGGAACGGGCGGGGGAGTTCAACGCCGTGCTCGGGGAGTTCCTGGCGAAGGCCGACGCCCGCTCGTAG
- a CDS encoding endonuclease/exonuclease/phosphatase family protein produces the protein MTRRRLGTWTAALLFAAVSAVLGCRLADTDGVTPVPQLLAFLPWLLAPAGAGLALALLTRWWPGTIWAAVVLGLLAWCIAPYGQGGEPDGRALASFRVITSNVEFGRATDALVAAVREEKPDLVFVEECEYGCSATLRRSLSEGYPYRRSVEGAGSTGSVLLSRFPLQPAAAIRGSTMGMPGAVADVRGHAVRLQLAHPMPPLPGQLDGWRRELGKLRDFAATTRSPTVLAGDFNASQDHAAFRAILDTGLRDAARLAGSGRTPTWPARTAPAIGAQIDHVLVSADFSARDARFLDLADTDHRALLVDITLHGPT, from the coding sequence GTGACCCGCCGAAGACTCGGTACCTGGACCGCCGCCCTGCTCTTCGCCGCCGTGAGCGCGGTCCTGGGATGCCGTCTCGCCGACACGGACGGCGTCACCCCGGTCCCCCAGCTCCTCGCCTTCCTCCCGTGGCTGCTCGCGCCCGCGGGAGCGGGCCTGGCCCTCGCCCTGCTGACCCGCTGGTGGCCCGGGACGATCTGGGCGGCCGTGGTCCTCGGTCTCCTGGCGTGGTGCATCGCCCCCTACGGGCAGGGCGGCGAGCCGGACGGGCGGGCGCTCGCCTCCTTCCGCGTCATCACCTCGAACGTCGAGTTCGGGCGGGCCACCGACGCCCTCGTGGCCGCCGTCCGCGAGGAGAAGCCGGACCTCGTGTTCGTGGAGGAGTGCGAGTACGGCTGCTCGGCCACCCTGCGACGGTCCCTGTCCGAGGGCTATCCGTACCGGCGGTCCGTGGAGGGCGCCGGTTCGACGGGGTCCGTCCTCCTCAGCCGCTTCCCCCTGCAGCCCGCCGCCGCGATCCGGGGCAGCACCATGGGCATGCCCGGGGCCGTCGCCGACGTGCGCGGCCACGCCGTACGGTTGCAGCTCGCGCATCCGATGCCTCCGCTGCCCGGCCAACTGGACGGGTGGCGCCGGGAGTTGGGCAAGCTGAGGGACTTCGCCGCCACCACCCGCTCCCCGACCGTCCTGGCCGGCGACTTCAACGCCTCCCAGGACCACGCGGCCTTCCGCGCGATCCTCGACACCGGACTGCGCGACGCGGCCCGCCTCGCCGGCTCCGGCCGCACACCCACCTGGCCGGCCCGCACCGCCCCGGCGATCGGCGCGCAGATCGACCACGTGCTGGTGTCCGCAGACTTCTCGGCGAGGGA